Proteins from a single region of Desulfobacter postgatei 2ac9:
- the yidD gene encoding membrane protein insertion efficiency factor YidD: MSRPMLSILIRFYQIFISPLLGNHCRYVPSCSHYALEAIQKYGSIKGSILAIKRILRCHPFRPGGYDPVP, from the coding sequence ATGAGCAGGCCGATGTTATCCATATTGATCAGGTTTTATCAGATTTTTATATCGCCGCTCCTTGGCAACCATTGCAGGTATGTGCCATCATGTTCGCACTATGCCCTGGAAGCGATTCAAAAATATGGCAGTATAAAAGGCAGCATTTTAGCAATAAAAAGAATATTGCGTTGCCACCCGTTCCGACCTGGCGGTTATGATCCGGTTCCTTAA